One Cicer arietinum cultivar CDC Frontier isolate Library 1 chromosome 8, Cicar.CDCFrontier_v2.0, whole genome shotgun sequence DNA segment encodes these proteins:
- the LOC101501872 gene encoding CDPK-related kinase 5-like isoform X2: protein MGLCTSKPSSNPTHSSRKFNTELPQPNSVTSQPLTNSVNGQNPNETENGNRSPFFPFYSPSPAHNFFSKMSPARKFFKKPFPPPSPAKHIRSLLARRHGSVKPNEASIPEGAEAEPVAALDKNFGFSKHFGNKYDVGDEVGRGHFGYTCEAKLKKGDLKGQQVAVKVIPKAKMTTAIAIEDVRREVKILRALNGHKNVVRFYEAYEDHDNVYIVMELCEGGELLDRILSRGGKYTEEDAKAILRQILNAAAFCHLQGVVHRDLKPENFLFASKDENSELKAIDFGLSDFVKLDEKLNDIVGSAYYVAPEVLHRAYSTEADVWSIGVIAYILLCGSRPFWARTESGIFRTVLKADPSFDEPPWPSLSDEARDFVKRLLNKDPRKRMSAAQALSHPWIKNHKDAKVPLDILIFKHMKAYMRSSSLRKAALRALSKTLTVDELHYLKEQFALLEPNKYGTISLENIKAAFMVNATDAMKESRIADFLGSLNALQYRRMDFDEFCAAALSVHQLEAIDHWEKRARCAYDLFEKDGNKAIVIDELASELGLGPSIPVHAVLHDWIRHTDGKLSFLGFVKLLHGPSRSLAKAQ from the exons ATGGGTCTTTGCACTTCGAAACCCTCTTCAAATCCCACTCACTCCTCTCGCAAATTCAACACTGAACTTCCTCAACCAAACTCCGTCACTTCCCAACCTCTAACTAACTCCGTCAATGGCCAAAACCCTAACGAAACCGAAAACGGTAACAGATCTCCGTTTTTCCCGTTCTACAGTCCTAGTCCGGCGCACAATTTTTTCTCCAAGATGTCTCCGGCGAGGAAATTTTTCAAGAAGCCGTTTCCTCCTCCGTCTCCGGCGAAGCATATAAGATCTCTTTTGGCTCGGAGGCATGGCTCCGTGAAGCCTAATGAAGCTTCGATACCGGAAGGCGCTGAAGCGGAGCCGGTGGCTGCTCTTGACAAGAACTTCGGATTCTCCAAGCATTTTGGAAATAAATATGATGTTGGAGATGAGGTTGGGAGAGGCCATTTTGGTTACACTTGTGAAGCTAAATTGAAGAAAGGAGATCTTAAAGGCCAACAAGTTGCTGTGAAAGTGATTCCTAAAGCCAAG ATGACTACTGCTATTGCTATTGAGGATGTGAGAAGGGAAGTGAAAATTTTGAGAGCTTTGAATGGACACAAGAATGTAGTACGATTTTATGAGGCTTATGAAGATCATGATAATGTCTATATAGTAATGGA ATTGTGCGAAGGTGGAGAGTTGTTGGACAGAATATTATCAAG AGGTGGGAAATACACAGAGGAAGATGCAAAAGCCATTCTGAGACAAATACTGAATGCTGCTGCATTTTGCCATCTACAGGGTGTTGTGCATCGTGATCTTAAACCAGAG AACTTCTTGTTCGCATCCAAGGACGAGAACTCAGAACTGAAGGCCATAGACTTTGGGCTGTCGGATTTTGTTAAACTAG ATGAAAAGCTCAATGATATTGTTGGTAGTGCATACTATGTGGCTCCTGAAGTTCTACATAGAGCTTATAGTACAGAGGCTGATGTCTGGAGTATTGGAGTGattgcatatattttattatgtggCAGCCGTCCGTTTTGGGCTCGGACTGAGTCTGGTATCTTTCGTACTGTATTGAAAGCTGATCCAAGTTTTGACGAACCTCCTTGGCCTTCTCTCTCAGATGAGGCAAGGGATTTTGTTAAGCGATTACTAAATAAAGATCCAAGGAAAAGAATGAGTGCAGCACAGGCATTAA GTCATCCATGGATTAAAAACCACAAGGATGCAAAAGTACCTTTGGATATTTTAATATTCAAGCACATGAAGGCATACATGCGTTCTTCATCTCTACGAAAAGCTGCTTTAAGG GCTCTATCGAAGACATTAACTGTAGATGAACTACATTACTTGAAGGAGCAGTTTGCACTTTTAGAGCCTAACAAATATGGCACCATAAGCTTGGAAAATATAAAAGCG GCCTTTATGGTAAATGCAACAGATGCTATGAAGGAGTCACGCATTGCTGACTTTCTGGGATCA CTTAATGCATTGCAATATAGAAGGATGGATTTTGATGAGTTTTGCGCAGCTGCACTCAGTGTTCATCAACTTGAAGCAATTGACCACTGGGAGAAGCGTGCACGTTGTGCCTATGATCTGTTTGAAAAGGATGGAAACAAGGCCATAGTCATTGATGAATTAGCTTCG GAGCTTGGGCTTGGTCCATCTATCCCTGTTCATGCTGTTCTTCATGATTGGATTCGGCACACTGATGGGAAGTTAAGCTTCCTTGGATTTGTGAAATTGTTGCATGGCCCATCAAGAAGTCTTGCAAAAGCTCAATAG
- the LOC101501872 gene encoding CDPK-related kinase 5-like isoform X1, with translation MGLCTSKPSSNPTHSSRKFNTELPQPNSVTSQPLTNSVNGQNPNETENGNRSPFFPFYSPSPAHNFFSKMSPARKFFKKPFPPPSPAKHIRSLLARRHGSVKPNEASIPEGAEAEPVAALDKNFGFSKHFGNKYDVGDEVGRGHFGYTCEAKLKKGDLKGQQVAVKVIPKAKVSNNIFTCKMDHSLNMTTAIAIEDVRREVKILRALNGHKNVVRFYEAYEDHDNVYIVMELCEGGELLDRILSRGGKYTEEDAKAILRQILNAAAFCHLQGVVHRDLKPENFLFASKDENSELKAIDFGLSDFVKLDEKLNDIVGSAYYVAPEVLHRAYSTEADVWSIGVIAYILLCGSRPFWARTESGIFRTVLKADPSFDEPPWPSLSDEARDFVKRLLNKDPRKRMSAAQALSHPWIKNHKDAKVPLDILIFKHMKAYMRSSSLRKAALRALSKTLTVDELHYLKEQFALLEPNKYGTISLENIKAAFMVNATDAMKESRIADFLGSLNALQYRRMDFDEFCAAALSVHQLEAIDHWEKRARCAYDLFEKDGNKAIVIDELASELGLGPSIPVHAVLHDWIRHTDGKLSFLGFVKLLHGPSRSLAKAQ, from the exons ATGGGTCTTTGCACTTCGAAACCCTCTTCAAATCCCACTCACTCCTCTCGCAAATTCAACACTGAACTTCCTCAACCAAACTCCGTCACTTCCCAACCTCTAACTAACTCCGTCAATGGCCAAAACCCTAACGAAACCGAAAACGGTAACAGATCTCCGTTTTTCCCGTTCTACAGTCCTAGTCCGGCGCACAATTTTTTCTCCAAGATGTCTCCGGCGAGGAAATTTTTCAAGAAGCCGTTTCCTCCTCCGTCTCCGGCGAAGCATATAAGATCTCTTTTGGCTCGGAGGCATGGCTCCGTGAAGCCTAATGAAGCTTCGATACCGGAAGGCGCTGAAGCGGAGCCGGTGGCTGCTCTTGACAAGAACTTCGGATTCTCCAAGCATTTTGGAAATAAATATGATGTTGGAGATGAGGTTGGGAGAGGCCATTTTGGTTACACTTGTGAAGCTAAATTGAAGAAAGGAGATCTTAAAGGCCAACAAGTTGCTGTGAAAGTGATTCCTAAAGCCAAGgtttctaataatatattcacATGCAAAATGGATCACTCTTTGAAT ATGACTACTGCTATTGCTATTGAGGATGTGAGAAGGGAAGTGAAAATTTTGAGAGCTTTGAATGGACACAAGAATGTAGTACGATTTTATGAGGCTTATGAAGATCATGATAATGTCTATATAGTAATGGA ATTGTGCGAAGGTGGAGAGTTGTTGGACAGAATATTATCAAG AGGTGGGAAATACACAGAGGAAGATGCAAAAGCCATTCTGAGACAAATACTGAATGCTGCTGCATTTTGCCATCTACAGGGTGTTGTGCATCGTGATCTTAAACCAGAG AACTTCTTGTTCGCATCCAAGGACGAGAACTCAGAACTGAAGGCCATAGACTTTGGGCTGTCGGATTTTGTTAAACTAG ATGAAAAGCTCAATGATATTGTTGGTAGTGCATACTATGTGGCTCCTGAAGTTCTACATAGAGCTTATAGTACAGAGGCTGATGTCTGGAGTATTGGAGTGattgcatatattttattatgtggCAGCCGTCCGTTTTGGGCTCGGACTGAGTCTGGTATCTTTCGTACTGTATTGAAAGCTGATCCAAGTTTTGACGAACCTCCTTGGCCTTCTCTCTCAGATGAGGCAAGGGATTTTGTTAAGCGATTACTAAATAAAGATCCAAGGAAAAGAATGAGTGCAGCACAGGCATTAA GTCATCCATGGATTAAAAACCACAAGGATGCAAAAGTACCTTTGGATATTTTAATATTCAAGCACATGAAGGCATACATGCGTTCTTCATCTCTACGAAAAGCTGCTTTAAGG GCTCTATCGAAGACATTAACTGTAGATGAACTACATTACTTGAAGGAGCAGTTTGCACTTTTAGAGCCTAACAAATATGGCACCATAAGCTTGGAAAATATAAAAGCG GCCTTTATGGTAAATGCAACAGATGCTATGAAGGAGTCACGCATTGCTGACTTTCTGGGATCA CTTAATGCATTGCAATATAGAAGGATGGATTTTGATGAGTTTTGCGCAGCTGCACTCAGTGTTCATCAACTTGAAGCAATTGACCACTGGGAGAAGCGTGCACGTTGTGCCTATGATCTGTTTGAAAAGGATGGAAACAAGGCCATAGTCATTGATGAATTAGCTTCG GAGCTTGGGCTTGGTCCATCTATCCCTGTTCATGCTGTTCTTCATGATTGGATTCGGCACACTGATGGGAAGTTAAGCTTCCTTGGATTTGTGAAATTGTTGCATGGCCCATCAAGAAGTCTTGCAAAAGCTCAATAG